The sequence below is a genomic window from Spirochaetota bacterium.
GGGATTACCTGTAAGAGGACAGAGAACTAGAACCAACGCAAGAACGAGAAAAGGACCTAGACCTCACAGGTTAGGTAAGAAGGATAAAAAATAGAACCCTAATCTATGAGGGGCAAGACAGTTCTTATTCTTATCCTTCTTGGAATTCTGGTAGTCCTACTTGTATTCTTCTTTATCTTTGAAAGAGGTGAGGTAAAGGTAGTAAAAAAGAAAGAATTCATTCTTGGAGAATTTACATCTCAAGACATCTCCTTTATCTCAATATATTTTAGAGACTACTACGATAGGACTAAGGAGTATAACTATACTTTATTCAAGAAGGCTGGAAATGAGTATTGGTTCATATCTTACTCAAATATAACCGACAGAGTTGACCCAAAGTTAGGAAATTTCATCGCTAACATTCTAGGAGATATTGAAGAACTTGGAAGAATATCTTCAAATGAAGTTGATGATATTTATCTTAACTTCGGCTTTGACAAACCTAATGCCAGGGTTCAGTTTGACATAAAGGGAAAAACAAATACTCTGACTGTAGGTAATCTAGCACCTACCAAAGACTACTACTATACCGTCTTGAACGATGATTACTCACAAATATATCTAGTCTATGCATACAAAATTGACAACATCTTAAAGTATCCAGATGAAGCAAGAGATAAAAATATATTCACCTACGAATGGACTAATGTCACAGGAATTGAATACAAACCTATGAGTTATCCCGTTATGGTATTCACAAACATAAATAACAGATGGTTGTCAAAAGTTCCTGTTGAGAAGGAGTTGGATAGCACTTTCATAGAGACAGAGTTTCTTAAGGATTTGAGGAGTATATCCATAAGTTCCTTTATACCACCTGACAGTAGGATGTATAGGGATTTGGTTATCAAGAGTAATTCTCCATTGGCTTACATAAAATTTTATAACGGCAAGAACGAACTAACTCTTTTCGTTCTGTCCAAAGCTAGCACAAATTTCTACTGCTACGATACCGATAGAAAATTAGTTTATAGTATTGATTATGAGAGCACTAGAGTTTTATTTGATTCTAGTTATGAGAGGTTTGTTAAAATTACGAATTGAGGAACTACTTGTATGCGGTGTGTGGTTATAATGGCTGGTGGTAGGGGTGAGAGGTTTTGGCCTAAAAGTGTAAGATCATTCCCCAAGCAATTCCTAAACCTCACAGGCGATAGAACCATGATTCAGAGTGCATATTACAGAGCACTAGAATTAGTTGATAATGATAAGATTTTTGTAGTTACTTCCTCTGACCTCATCCCAATAGTTGAGAGACAGTTACCCGAACTTCCTATTGAAAACATCATAGTTGAACCAATACCGAAAAATACTGCTCCTGCAATAGGATTATCGGCAGTGTATATAAGAAAATTTTTTGGCGACTACACTATGTTCGTTATGCCTTCGGACCATTACATTGACGACCTTGACAAGTTTTATGAGGTTGTTGAAGTTGGTTTTGAAACAGCGGAAAAATATTTATCACTCGTTACTCTCGGCATAAAGCCATCAAGACCTGACACAGGATACGGTTACATTGAAGTTGGAAATATTATTGACACATTCAACAAACGAAATGTTTTTGAAGTTAGGAGATTTGTTGAGAAGCCTAGCTATGAAAAAGCAGTTGAATACTTAAGCAGTGGTAAGTTCTTCTGGAACAGTGGGATGTTTGTATGGAAGGTATCAACAATAATTGAAGAAATATACAAACATTTACAACCTCTCGGTGAAGCATTAATAAACATTGAGGAAGCGATGGGTAAAGAACTTGAAGGAGAGGTAATGCTTGAGGAGTTTGAAAAGATTGAAAGCATATCTATTGACTACGGAGTTATGGAGAAAAGTAAGTCCGTTCTGTGCGTCAAGAGTGATTTTGTCTGGGATGACGTTGGGTCCTGGGCATCTGTCTATAGACTCAACAAAAAGGATGATAACGAGAATGTAATAAAAGGTAATGTCATAACCTACAATGTTAAGAATTCTCTTATTATAGGTGAGAATACAGGAGTTGTTGCAGTTAGTTCCCTTGAGGATGTCATTGTAATAAAGGAAGGAGACAATGTCTTAATCACAAAGAAATCAGAAGACCAAACAGTTAGAGAGATAGTCAAGATCATGAAAAGTCAGGATAAGTATGAAAGGTATCTATGAGAGTTCTTGGTATAGACCTAGGGTATTCAATCCTCGGGTATGGTATAGTTGAGTATGATGGAAGAAACTTGAAACTTATAACATCTGGCGTTGTTGAAACTTCAGAATATACCGACTTCAACGATAAGATAGTTAAGATAAACGACATTTTAAGTTCAATAATTTCAGAGTATTCACCATCTGCTGTTTGTATTGAAAAGGTATTCTTCGGTAAGAACGTCAAAACTGCAGTCAAGGTTTTAGAAGTAGCAGGTGTTGTTAGAATCTTGGCACTCAAGTCAGGCATAAAGGTTTTTGAGATTACTCCCCTTGAGGTTAAGAAACTTATAACCGGTCGCAAAGGAAGACACCCAAAGGTTCAGATACAAAACATAGTCAAACTTATTCTAGGTCTTGATAAAGTTCCAAAACCCGATGACTGTGCAGACGCAATAGCGATAGCAATAGCAGGACTATCAAAAATAAAACTTAAAAACTAACTTCTTTCGCTGTGTATATATCTTATAACATTAACCTTCTCCATAGTTATCAATCCACCTTTACCTTCAACAATCTCATCAACATAAGGCAAAAGTAGATTTATTTTTTCTTCAGTATCAACTATTTCAACTACTACTGGTAGGTCTGATGATAACTCAAGAATCTTTGCTGAGTGTATGAGTTTAGTAGTAGCCCCATATCCCATCATACCTCTTATGACTGTTGCTCCTGCTATTCCTATCTCTCTTGCTTTCAGAACTATTTGTTCATAAACCGGTTTACCTCTGTACTTATCACTTTCACCAACGAATACCCTTATTAGAACAGCATCACCAGAAAGCTTCATACCTTCCTCCCCATTATTAACCCACCGAATACATATCCAACAACAACAGCACCTAACCCAAGCGAGACAGATAAAAATATATTAAGGACGAAAAATTTTATCTCACCATCCCTTAAAAGGTTTATATTCTCAAGTGAGAATGTAGAAAATGTTGTGAAACCACCAATAACTCCTACCATCAGAAACATCCTGAAACTCGTTGGTATTATAGATACTTCAGAAAGATAAGATATAAAACCTATTATGAACGAACCTAGAGTGTTTACAATCAATGTCCCTAAAGGAAATGACGGATCCAACCACGAAGTTGTGTAAAAAGACAACAAATATCTAAGAACTGCCCCTATCCCACCACCAAAGAATACCGTTAGAATGTATTCAATTTTCATATATTATTCCTACATATCAAACATTACCATAAAGTATGGTAATAACAATACTTGAGTTCTAACGTATTAACTGTTTGCTTTTTCTTTTATCTTTCTTCCCATCTCGGAGACTTCATTCTTCATCTTTTCTGGCAATATATCATAGTAGGCAAGAGACATTGTAAATCTACCTATTCCTTTAGTTATAGAGCTTAGAGCTGATGAATACTTTATCATCTCTGACATAGGAACGTATGCACTAATTACTACAGTTCCATCTTCCTTTCTATCAATGTTATTTATCCTACCTCTTCTACTGTTTAGATCCTCTGTGATAGCGCCCATATAACTCTCATCAACTATTATTTTTGCATCCATGATTGGTTCAAGAATAACAGGAGATCCATTTTCAAGTGCTATCTTCATCGCATGCCAACCCGCTATCTGGAAGGATATATCGGATGAATCAACTTCGTGATAAGAACCTTCATAAAGTATAACTCTGACATCAACAACAGGATACTTACCCAAAACACCCTCCTCCATCGCACTCAAGACACCCTTCTCAACAGAAGGTATAAACTGCTTCGGAATATGTCCTCCTCGTATCTGATCAACAAACTCAAAGCCTTTACCTCTCTCAAGTGGTTCAACCTTGATAAACACTTCACCATACTGCCCGTGTCCACCAGTCTGCTTCTTGTGTTTGTAATGCGCTTCCACAGGTTTTGTTATCGTTTCCCTATAAGGTATTTTAGGAGTATCAAGTGCGAAGTCAATCTTATACCTCTCCTTGAGTATCTCAACATATATATTAAACTGGTTTTCCCCCTGACAATGAACCTCAAGCTCTTTTGAAAAATCATTGAACTTAACTATGAAAGAAGGGTCTTCTTCAGAAAATCTAGCAAGAAGTTCAGCAAGTTTATCCTCATCACCTCTGTTTTTACCTATTACCGCAGTAAAGAATATAGGATTAGGAAGTGCTAGATGCTTGAGTTTCAAATCCACCTTATCAGACACCAAAGTGTATCCAACTTTTACTCCCTCAAGTTTCGGAACAGCGAAAATATCTCCCGCCTTAACTTCACTAACCTCCTCAAGAGATTTACCAAAGCATAAATATAGGTGTTGTAATTTCAAGGTTGATGATGTATCGGGAATGAAAAATTCAGCCCCACTCTTAACACTACCGGTCCAAACTTTGAAGTATGATATCCTTCCAGTATATGGGTCAATCCTAACCTTAAAAGGAGTCAATATCGTGAGTTTTTCACTGGATATATCTTCAGTTACCTCTTTACCGTTCTTTAAAACAACTAGTTCCTTATGAACATCCGGCGAAGGGAACTCCTCTACTATAATATCTAACACATTAAGAACTCCAACATTAGTCAAGGAAGAAACAGCAAATATAGGTATTATCTTACCTTTCGTTATACAATCCCTAAAACCTTGAACAATCTCACTCTCGGAAATCTCCTCACCAGAAAGATACTTCTCCATAAATGCTTCGTCTATATCGGATATGTCTTCAAATATCTCATCACGATACTTATTCACAAGTTCCTCATAATTCTTTGGAATATCAAGTTTCTTGAAGCTTCTACCTTCATTTTCATAGACAATCAAGTTTTTATGAATAACATCTATCGTTCCTACAAACTTACCTCCGTCAAAGTATGGTATCTCAACAGGAACTGCTATCTTACCTATCTTTGCCTTAATTTTATCTACAAGTTTATCAAATTCTGTTGAAAGCGTATCTATCTTATTTATTATGACTGATTTAGCAACGTGTAGTTCATCAACAGAGTGCCAGATTCTGTCCGTCTCTATCGTTATACCTCTTTCAGCATCAACTACCAGGATAACATTTTCAACGACTTCAAGAGCCATCTCCATCTCACCGATGAAATCTACAAAGCCCGGAGTATCTATGAAGTTTACCTTTTTGTCCTTGTATTCCACATACGAGTAGATGCTTCTGATTGTCATCTTTCTTTTTACTTCTTCTGGGTCAAAATCCATTATTGAAGTTCCCTTATCTACGCTTCCTTTTTCACTTACCTTACCCGATACAAAGAAGACACTGTCAAGGAAAGTTGTTTTACCACTTCTGTGCTCACCTATGACTGCTATATTTATTATTTCTTTTGTATCATAAACTTTCATATATTCCTCCTCCAAAACCTAAACCATTATAAAAAGATGCCCCCCTGCTTTCAATAATTTTTGGTTATATTATCAAATTCCAAATTCTAACCAAGTAAGTAAGCAGGATTTTTTAGACCCTTCGCACATTTACTACCTTGAATTCTACATAGATTACTTATAATACAACTGTGAAAAGAAGAGTATTCTGTCAAGCAACAGGCAACTGGCTAGAATTACCTGAGAAATGTAATAGAGTAGTTAGTTTCAGCCCATCTATAACAGAATCTTTGTTTAAAATGGGACTAGGTGAAATAGTTAAAGGGATAAGTGTCTATTGCGTTCATCCAGATGAAAGCATAAGAAAAGGTAGAGTAATAGTCGGCTCATATTCAACATATAAGAAGGAAGTATTGGAAGAGATTAATCCTGATGTTATCTTTCTAACAACAGGATATCAGTTAGAATTCGCAAGAAAGCTGTCTGAAAACTATCCTGTTTATGCAATAAGACTACCAGCAACACTATCTGAACTTATAGCAGGATGTGTAGAGGCGGGACTTGTATGCGGATACTATGATAGAGCAGTTGAGTTAGAAAAAAACCTACTAGCATCCTTATCAAGACACTTAAGCCAAACTTATGAGAACAGAATAAAAACTTACATTGAGATAGACCTTGGAGGACCTGTGACATTTGGTGCATACAGTTATATCACCGATACACTCAGATTGTTAGGATTTGAGAACATTTTTGAGAACTATCCTTCTGAATGGTTAGAACCGATACCTGAAATACTCAAGGAAAATGAGCCTGATGTGATAATATACGAACCTAAAATGTTTTCAAGGTCAAGAAGCATAGATATGATAAAAAACTCTCTAACAAAAAGATTTGGAAACCTTAAAGCAATTGAAGAACAGAGAGTAATCCTTACACCAGGGATCTATGACTTTTTCGCACATTACGGTCCTTCGTTTGTTTATAAAGTTATACCCTTCCTACTAGATATAAGAGATAAATCCCTATCTTCAAAATTTCAAACATAGAAAGTCTATTAATTCGTTACTACTTTTCAAACCCATCTTACCTATCTCAACGAACCCTGCGTGTAAAACCTTCAATACCAAAACAACTCTTTCTAATACACTACCTATACTACACTCCCAATAGTTCCAAGCCTTTACAAGACTCCCTAAGTCCAAAAACAACCTCAAATTCCCGAAGATACAATCTAGAAACATTCCTCTCAAAAACTCGTAATCTCTATCTTTTCTAAAAGATTTAGAGAAAAGAGAATTAATTATCCTAACAGTGTAGTTGTCAATAACGAAAGTTGGAACTTCAAACGAATACAGTAGAATACTATCAGCAGTCTCTTTTCCTATTCCTTTCACTCTCATTAGTTCATTCCTATAACTATCAACTATACCAATAACTTCCTTGAACGACTTGCTACGCCTTATAAGCGAAAACATTAGATTCTTAAATACTCTATATCCTCCATAACCGTTAATATACCTAGCAACCTCAAGAATAGTTTTAGCCTTTGACTTACTAAACCCTGAAGGATTTATAATGTCTTTCAATACCTCGTAGTCTAACTCCCCTACCCTATCAAGACTAGTTGAACCTACTTCCTGAAAGATATTGTTGAGAGACTTAACTACATTCTTCCAATTCGTATTCTGTGTAAGAATTGAGGAGATAATTATTTCATCCTTATCGTTATAGTAAGGCCACCAACTTGAGTAAGTGTGATAATGAACCACAATCTGCCTACAGAGTTGAAAAATCTCCATTCAATTACCAGTTAAGTTTTCTTCTCAGTACTTCAAAGAAGTTAATTTTAGGGTTTGTAACGACCTTTGCGTAGAAACTGCATTTAGTTACTTCTACTTCTACCTCCTCGTCTATATCAATGTAGTCTTGTCCATCCATCACAACAACAGATGGAGGAGTTGTGTATCCAATTTTAAGAACAATTGACTTTGTGCTTTCAAGAATTATTGAACGAGCGGATAGCGTGTGAGGACAGATTGGC
It includes:
- a CDS encoding DUF4340 domain-containing protein, translating into MRGKTVLILILLGILVVLLVFFFIFERGEVKVVKKKEFILGEFTSQDISFISIYFRDYYDRTKEYNYTLFKKAGNEYWFISYSNITDRVDPKLGNFIANILGDIEELGRISSNEVDDIYLNFGFDKPNARVQFDIKGKTNTLTVGNLAPTKDYYYTVLNDDYSQIYLVYAYKIDNILKYPDEARDKNIFTYEWTNVTGIEYKPMSYPVMVFTNINNRWLSKVPVEKELDSTFIETEFLKDLRSISISSFIPPDSRMYRDLVIKSNSPLAYIKFYNGKNELTLFVLSKASTNFYCYDTDRKLVYSIDYESTRVLFDSSYERFVKITN
- a CDS encoding mannose-1-phosphate guanylyltransferase produces the protein MRCVVIMAGGRGERFWPKSVRSFPKQFLNLTGDRTMIQSAYYRALELVDNDKIFVVTSSDLIPIVERQLPELPIENIIVEPIPKNTAPAIGLSAVYIRKFFGDYTMFVMPSDHYIDDLDKFYEVVEVGFETAEKYLSLVTLGIKPSRPDTGYGYIEVGNIIDTFNKRNVFEVRRFVEKPSYEKAVEYLSSGKFFWNSGMFVWKVSTIIEEIYKHLQPLGEALINIEEAMGKELEGEVMLEEFEKIESISIDYGVMEKSKSVLCVKSDFVWDDVGSWASVYRLNKKDDNENVIKGNVITYNVKNSLIIGENTGVVAVSSLEDVIVIKEGDNVLITKKSEDQTVREIVKIMKSQDKYERYL
- the ruvC gene encoding crossover junction endodeoxyribonuclease RuvC, giving the protein MRVLGIDLGYSILGYGIVEYDGRNLKLITSGVVETSEYTDFNDKIVKINDILSSIISEYSPSAVCIEKVFFGKNVKTAVKVLEVAGVVRILALKSGIKVFEITPLEVKKLITGRKGRHPKVQIQNIVKLILGLDKVPKPDDCADAIAIAIAGLSKIKLKN
- a CDS encoding DUF190 domain-containing protein: MKLSGDAVLIRVFVGESDKYRGKPVYEQIVLKAREIGIAGATVIRGMMGYGATTKLIHSAKILELSSDLPVVVEIVDTEEKINLLLPYVDEIVEGKGGLITMEKVNVIRYIHSERS
- the crcB gene encoding fluoride efflux transporter CrcB, which translates into the protein MKIEYILTVFFGGGIGAVLRYLLSFYTTSWLDPSFPLGTLIVNTLGSFIIGFISYLSEVSIIPTSFRMFLMVGVIGGFTTFSTFSLENINLLRDGEIKFFVLNIFLSVSLGLGAVVVGYVFGGLIMGRKV
- the fusA gene encoding elongation factor G — translated: MKVYDTKEIINIAVIGEHRSGKTTFLDSVFFVSGKVSEKGSVDKGTSIMDFDPEEVKRKMTIRSIYSYVEYKDKKVNFIDTPGFVDFIGEMEMALEVVENVILVVDAERGITIETDRIWHSVDELHVAKSVIINKIDTLSTEFDKLVDKIKAKIGKIAVPVEIPYFDGGKFVGTIDVIHKNLIVYENEGRSFKKLDIPKNYEELVNKYRDEIFEDISDIDEAFMEKYLSGEEISESEIVQGFRDCITKGKIIPIFAVSSLTNVGVLNVLDIIVEEFPSPDVHKELVVLKNGKEVTEDISSEKLTILTPFKVRIDPYTGRISYFKVWTGSVKSGAEFFIPDTSSTLKLQHLYLCFGKSLEEVSEVKAGDIFAVPKLEGVKVGYTLVSDKVDLKLKHLALPNPIFFTAVIGKNRGDEDKLAELLARFSEEDPSFIVKFNDFSKELEVHCQGENQFNIYVEILKERYKIDFALDTPKIPYRETITKPVEAHYKHKKQTGGHGQYGEVFIKVEPLERGKGFEFVDQIRGGHIPKQFIPSVEKGVLSAMEEGVLGKYPVVDVRVILYEGSYHEVDSSDISFQIAGWHAMKIALENGSPVILEPIMDAKIIVDESYMGAITEDLNSRRGRINNIDRKEDGTVVISAYVPMSEMIKYSSALSSITKGIGRFTMSLAYYDILPEKMKNEVSEMGRKIKEKANS
- a CDS encoding ABC transporter substrate-binding protein, which produces MKRRVFCQATGNWLELPEKCNRVVSFSPSITESLFKMGLGEIVKGISVYCVHPDESIRKGRVIVGSYSTYKKEVLEEINPDVIFLTTGYQLEFARKLSENYPVYAIRLPATLSELIAGCVEAGLVCGYYDRAVELEKNLLASLSRHLSQTYENRIKTYIEIDLGGPVTFGAYSYITDTLRLLGFENIFENYPSEWLEPIPEILKENEPDVIIYEPKMFSRSRSIDMIKNSLTKRFGNLKAIEEQRVILTPGIYDFFAHYGPSFVYKVIPFLLDIRDKSLSSKFQT